A segment of the Coffea arabica cultivar ET-39 chromosome 8c, Coffea Arabica ET-39 HiFi, whole genome shotgun sequence genome:
ACTAAAGCAGTATGCTTGGTCAAATAGAACAACTACATTGCAAGGGACAAAAGGTTGAGCACATTCTATAGCAAAAATAGTAAGCAAAGGTGCAATAAGGTGACTCGGGAGGTTAAAACTACTCTAATTTAAGTGGAAAGGTTGCATTACCTAACAAGAATATCTGTTTGTGAGGTGTTTTCACTTTGCATCtatgtgaaaataattttgttaCAAATGAGTCATGAAGGCTCAGTTCTCTCTTACAAACACAACATTATCTGAATAGTTTACTATCTGGGCCATGAAGATCCCAAGAAAAAGAACTAAATAATCCAAGCTAGCCTAACGTATTGTTGTCCAACTGGACTCAATTCAGGATAATAAAAATCAATTGTCAAAAACAAAACTGTTACCATAGAGGAATTTATAGCCAACTATCAAAATGTATAATCACCTTGCTCTTTGGAGTAACTCCCAATGCAATGGCCCAGTAGTTGTATTGAATGCACCAGGATAGCAAATCAAGTGTGCTCCTGATGATTGCCAAAGGATTATATAAtagttaacaaaaaaaaaagtgggcaTAAGGAAGAACTCCATAAGCAACCACTAAGTATCATATCATGCCTTATATTAGAAGTGCTAATTTCTGAATCTATAGCCCTTGTCAATCTAATTTAATCCCTTTTACCAAACAGTTGCATTGAAAACGATATAGTTGAGAAGCCCACAAGAAAACTCAAGATTACAAGATAGTAGCCCAAGATATATCCAGTCGTCACTAACTAGACAATATATGTCATTTACAGACTAAGAATAACACAAAGGAACTAATAGCTCGAAGCCTAGCAATGCTGCAGACAGCCTGAACAGATATCAAGCACCAAGCCTAGAAATAAGAAAGCAATACAGAACTGAAGAGTTATAAACTTCCGTCTAAAGCAATAATCTTGCTGTAAAAGTATTCATGCTCACACACGACTAAACTGAAATACTTCACCACTTGAAATGGAGGTTTATATCCTAATCTGGCAATTTTTAGATCCATTAGGGTCTTGCAACCTATTCTCTCCTCTGTTCACCAATACTTACATCATGGATATCATTTTGCTACCTATTAAGATGCAGATGAAAAAGAATCAGAAAAGACATATAGACAGCACAAACCTCTTGCTGCATACAATATTGCCAATTCTTGAAATCGAATGTCATAGCAGATACCAATGCCAATCCGTCCAACCTCTGCACGAAGTGATTAGATTAACAGATATGCAGCAGATATTATAAACATTATCAAAGAGTTCAACAGAGAATACATAAAGTATGAAAACAcagatatatataatatatatatatatatatatatatatatatatatatagtccaATATCAGATGATATTTTCCGTCTTTGAGGTTACCCAAAGTTTTCTGTATTTCTTTGACTTAAATTGcctaaaagaaaatgaattttgttggtTTGGGACCTCAActtgaacaaaagaaaaggtaACAGTACGATAGTGTAATTAGCATGCTATAACTAAAGTTCTATTCACTTTTGTCCTAGTTTTCAATTTAgtgcttcatttttttccacTATCACACTTTCTATAGATGTTGATTGCTTTTGCAAGCGAAACTTGTcaaatttactcataaaataAGTAGGCAACCAGTGCCTCCATAGCGGGTTTTCAGTAATTGATGATAAGGAGTAAACTCATAAAGGATAAGGTAAAGGAAGCAGGACTGTTGTTAGAAGTTTAGACTACAACGGCACATCTATTCTGCATACCAGTATCTACAACTGTAGGAGACTCCCCAGCAGTAAGAGTCTTTGATTCCTTGAAGGAAATTTTACCAGGAATGTCGATATCAAAAAGGTGTATCTGAGACAAGTATGATGCACATTAGAAACTTACTTCAATATGTTAAACAATTTTAACATGATTTACTGTAATTAGCTATTTCTTTTGTGATTCATAACCATAATATGATTGACTGTTAATAGAAGTTCTAGATGCTCAAACAGAAGTTCTTCAAATTATTTGAGTTAATTCTGAAGTAGAACAAGTAGGCATGAAGGACAACTTGGAGAAGGATCTAATTTGGCCAGACAATAAACATGTGCATGTGTATGAGTGAGTGTGTGTACGTGTCTTCGTGCCTGTCAGTCTGTATATACATAGATATGCTGCCTAGACAAAtctaacaaaaagaaaaggtctAGATGACAATAGTCTAGAATGAGCATGTGTCATTTATTAAAGCACTTTGTCATGTCAAAGAACATCGCCATCACCAAACTGCAGATTATCCTGAATATTTCAAACTCCTTATCAACAAAATGTACACAGGATTTACGACCCCTTAATGACAATTCTTGAACTCAATAACAACAGATACTTTTGAATAAGAACACCAGGAGACTGATCAGACTGAAATTACTTTCCTTGGACTCACATATTAGATAGCCTTAAGCAAATACAAGAAATGGAGACAAGATAAATACCTTCCTGTGTTTAGCTATCAGATTTCCATCTGTATCAAAGACACAACAAGTATTATACAATTTATCCCCGTCTCTTTCAGCAATTGATCCTCCTATTATAGTGACCTTCAGAAGACGAGCAGCTTCAGACAACATGGCTGTAGAAGGAGATTTATCAAAACCAGCACCGATGTCCTCAGCATAAACCGGAAAGCTATCATTTGAATATGGACCATTCCATATTTCCTGAAAAAGAGGGAAACATAACTTTCATCTCATACCACTTGCAAAATTCAACAATCAAACTGAATTTCTTAGGAGGAATACTACATCAATTCTTTATGCAATAAGACAAGACatagaaaagttagttcagtgTTGGGAAAAATGTTTTAACACCAGAGTTAATGTGGTCCTTCTCTTctcaatttaataaataaagcctaTGTTTATAACATAAGCCAAGATGCAGTACAAACATTTAGCAAGTAGAGATAAATCCACTAGATCAAAATGACTGGAATATATTTCATCTTGCTATAAGAAGAGAAACTGTTGGTCCCAATATGTTGGCCATGTTCCTGTTCCAAAATTATTTACATGCACTGATCCTCAAACCAAGAAAATACCTTTAAACTAGagtaaaattccaaaaaattttattgttcaAGGAACACTCTggaatttctcaaatttctaGCATGGAGATCCAAAAGTTTCTGTTCCAAAATTATTTACATGCACTGATCCTCAAACCAAGAAAATAACTTTAAACTATAGtaaaattccaaaaatttttattgttcaAGGAACACGCTggaatttctcaaatttctaGCATGGAGATCCAAAAGTTGTTTTCATACACGAATTTTTTTCCGAGTTACGACAAATCCTTGGTTATCTTCAATGTCTAGATAACTTGAAGAATTCAAACAATATCATGCAacaaatagagagagagagataaaatCTAAACCCCATAAAAAATTCAATGCTTCCAAATGTAAACAAGGTTTATCAAGTTCCCATCCAACTATAGCCAAAACAATCGAAATTCATCTTTTCCAAGCCCAATTTATTGCAAATTTCACAAGtataattaaatattgaaattgGAATGCTAACAAGTTCTTTCTAGCTATCGTTAGCAAAGACTAATCAATAACAAATTCAAAcacttgaaaaagaaaaaagaaaaaaaaaaaggtgaaaagcTAATAGCAAGCATATAACTCAATTTTCACACTTCAGAATAAGTTGGGCATGAAAGAGGAAAATGGTGAAAGGGCATGAGTTTACGGGTAAAACGACGAGTTTAGCGCCTTTCTCAGCAGCCTCCTCAATGGCAGTCCGAGCATGAAGGATGTTCCTCTCCTTGTCCGGCGTCACAGCCAATTGACAGAGACCAATTTTAAACTACATTAAACAATAAAACCAATAATTTTCAATCAGAGATACATTCACCAATacataaattaaaacacaaCAGATAATAATAGCAAATGTGAGAGAAAGCTTTTCATAATTAAAGTTGCCTTGGTGATGGGAGGGGTGGGTAACTGCAGAGCCGGGGGAACCCTAGCTTGTTCGGAGAAGGCCGCCATGGCTGCtgatgctgctgctgctgctgagaGTGTAGTAGGCGTTGACTTGAGGCAGGTGCTGCTGCTTTTAATTGTACGTTTTGGATTTAGGTGGTGAGATGGAGGACGGTGGAGAAAGGGAGTAGTAAGGCGTAGGACAGAGCGCGGAACAGACGGCCGGAGAATCAAAGACGGCGCAGCCGAAGAATAACAATAAGACAGGGAGAAGAGGTAGAATGGAGACTGTTTGGGAAGAAAGAAGCAGCCACTCAAAGTCATTGTTCATTTCCTTCTTTCCTTCCCCATCTCTGTATTGAGTATTCCACCAGCTTCAGCCTGGCCTTGCTAATGCCACTTCAGACTTCAAAGTCTAGTCAACCGGTCAAAGGGCTATGTCAAACTACACGATGTCGTTTGTGTTGTTTTACAgatatcaaaaaataaataaatagagaaGAGTGCGgtatatttttttaaggagCAAAAgaccaatttagtccctaaacaaTTTTCTAAAACCAAAATAGTCTCTAAACTTTAGAGTGAATCAATTTATTAGCCTCTCCACTATTTTTACAAGGTTGAAATGGTCCTTGAACTTTATTATaagtcaatttagtccctaaactatTTTACTTAAGCTGAAACAGTACCTCACCTATATTTATGTGGGCAATTCAATCCTTATTTGGCTGATCCACctaatttatcaattttttgcaCCAATAATTAAGGGCAAAAGAGGAAATCTAGCCATAACCCTTTCTAAAACCATGGAACAAATTGATATTTGTTGAGAAATTGATaatgaaattgaattttatggaaagcaaaaaaaaaaaaaaaaatttcttccaacttagcacatttttttctttttcttttttgcataATCTTGTTATGTTATTTTCCCCTATTTTCCATTTAATGGATTGATTTGGATCcctatgaaattttttttaggcATCTGCTCTAATTTTTTCACCTTAAGAAGCTTTAATTTGTCTTTTTGCTCTCTATATGATTGAATTTCATTGTCCATTTTCtcacatatatatgtttttctaTTGTTTTAATAAGGGCAATGATTGAATATTCTATTTTGCCCTTAATTGTTAGTGTAAAAAGTTAGTAAATTGGTGGATCAGCCATGTAAACATAGGTGAAGGACTATTTTGACTTAAGCAAAACAATTGAAGGACTAAATTGGCTCATAATAAAGTTTAAAGACTATTTTGGTTTTGTAAAAATAGTTAAGGGACTAAATTAGGTCGTAATCAAGTTTAGGGACTATGTTGACTTTAGTAAAatagtttagggactaaattagTTAGTGGTTTGCTCTATTTTTAAGTGTGCAACTATACTTGTGTTTGTGTTTAGTGCAAATCCaagtttttctcttttatataatgggataatttcagacacctcccttgagatttttaataattttactgaaatctctcaagattTTAAAAAGTATGCATACATTCCTTATCCACTTAAAATGATAATACTAgatataaaattttaataagACTCTCTTAAAAAAAACCTACTATTTCTTTTTGGTATGTGAACTATAATCTTTGAGAATTGGTGCAAGAAGTGTCCATCTAACTATAATTTGCTTTATTGTTAACTGTTTCTATTAAATTGtttaactttcttttcttcAGAAATGAGGTTTGATTTTGAGTAGCAAACATCTATATTTTGGTAGTTCATTTATCATGGtacaaaattttgtaaaaaattagtAAGTTATTTAACAATATTTTTATTGATATTAAGGAATTACTATTGTGTACTTCATTCCATGAGTACCAGagttgttgaccttggtcgatcaatccttggttttgatgattaacaaaccaaaatgtagatttgggctaatgtttttatgtgagtaatttgttagaatagattcttgtggcataaaagaagaagcaaaaacagggcactcatgtcggacgctatcggacgtccgaaaggatgaagaacatcaagaaggaaactctgtcggacgctcgtgaggaagcatcggatgtccggaaggatcggacgcacgcctcggacgcacatcgatcgcatcggacgtccgagaaatttcgcaaagatttgatgactctctgcctacgttcggacgcagggttcggacgtccgacaggtggttcggacgtccgacaggccaacggctagttttgacagcatttaatatttgaccgttggagagtcttttggagccatttctcaccttctataaaaaccccaaagcacaagaagactagagacttttgccaacacaaaatgcaagcttacaagtgagatttttgagtagaaagattctttgttggttgtataaggggttgggaaagttgggttgtgaggttgctcaagtgaaggttattctctaagaggagtaaaaccttggtgaaggtgaacctatcacttgaagtggtaaaaccttggtgaaggttgcctcatttgtgtaaaatagttcttaattgggtgagtgatctttcaagtgtaggttgttgagggttaactagaatagttgtaaaactccttggctcaaccaaagtgtgtttggggtgaggaaggagtgaaccttcacttgtacatcttggttagcatcgccatcaattgaagaggctattggattgatatttggtttgcatttcttatcttttctctttaattaagttttctttattgtgcttatatttgatatatctttgtgcatcattgtgaaattgtttgtactcattgggttgcaccgggcaattacaattggtatcagagtttggtctcttttgatcaagcttaaccgcttagagtaaagattatggcaaccataaaagtttcttttttagaagggcaatctattgatagaccacatatgtttaatggttctcattttagcatgtggaaacaaagaatgatgattttcttacaatccgtttatattgaattatggtatgtggtagaagatggtccttatgaagctagaatagttgactccaccaccaatttgagtagattaaagactagacaagaattgaatgaaaaagacaagagatacctttctttgaatgccaaggccatgtgtatattgtacaatgcattagatgtaaatgaatttagtaggattaaaggttgtaaatcagctaaagatatttgggataaattgtgtgtatttcatgaaggtaatcaagatattaaagaacaaaagaaatctttacttgtttctcaatatgaatttttcaaaatgcatcctcttgaaaatgttgataagatgtgtagtagattttgtgacattattgaagatcttaaattgcttggaaaagaatattctttgggtgagaaaaatagaaagattttgaatgccttgccaaaagaatgggaaaacaaaataaatgctatagaagaggcaaaggatttaaattctatgtccattgaatctcttgtggataccctaacctcttatgaattaaagctggaattcaaagtgcaagaggaagaaaatgcaagaatgtataagataggcatagcttttaaagcatctcaagtgggggataacccatccttcatgggtaatgaaatcatggaagtggacaatgatataactcctcacatcaaaagtttcaagaagatcttcaacaagagatgttcaagaggagattgcaaaattacatgggatgaatgcaattcaaaaagagaaaaagaagagttggcccaaatggcactaatggctgttggagaagatgaggtaagttcttatcactcttcttgtgatgaagataatgaagatgatgatgtgaaaactcttatgattaaaatgcataaaagtttgaaaaaatcttatgttaaaaataaagatttgaaaacaaaaataaatgatttgttggaagaaaactccaaactttttcaagaaaacaaatgtttgagaatggaaaatgatgatttaaaaaatcaaaaaggtgtttttgattgcaaaaataatttgaaaaggaagttggaagagaaaacaaagttttatgaaaaaatgttggaggaacaaaatttgttaaagaaaagaattaatgacttgaacgagtttctccaaaatgaaaaacaaaagttttctcaaacaaaagaaagcaaatcttttcaaggcacaaataagtttgctaagaaaattagttgcattaaatccacttatgtgcaaaatacttctatcatgtgtcacttttgttgccaatttggacacatgcaaaatgattgctatgtaaagaaaaatatgagaaaaggtatgaaatccatgtggattgttagatcatgttgtaataactcccaaggaccctattatggtcttgacttgaaaaataaagggggagtttgctttttgattgatgccaaaagggggagtaggatttattgaaatttctttgtatgttggcactttctaagggggagctttatttgaacttatttgataaaagaaatcttcattttgtttgtcatcatcaaaaagggggagattgttgaccttggtcgatcaatccttggttttgatgattaacaaaccaaaatgtagatttgggctaatgtttttatgtgagtaatttgttagaatagattcttgtggcataaaagaagaagcaaaaacagggcactcatgtcggacgctatcggacgtccgaaaggatgaagaacatcaagaaggaaactctgtcggacgctcgtgaggaagcatcggatgtccggaaggatcggacgcacgcctcggacgcacatcgatcgcatcggacgtccgagaaatttcgcaaagatttgatgactctctgcctacgttcggacgcagggttcggacgtccgacaggtggttcggacgtccgacaggccaacggctagttttgacagcatttaatatttgaccgttggagagtcttttggagccatttctcaccttctataaaaaccccaaagcacaagaagactagagacttttgccaacacaaaatgcaagcttacaagtgagatttttgagtagaaagattctttgttggttgtataaggggttgggaaagttgggttgtgaggttgctcaagtgaaggttattctctaagaggagtaaaaccttggtgaaggtgaacctatcacttgaagtggtaaaaccttggtgaaggttgcctcatttgtgtaaaatagttcttaattgggtgagtgatctttcaagtgtaggttgttgagggttaactagaatagttgtaaaactccttggctcaaccaaagtgtgtttggggtgaggaaggagtgaaccttcacttgtacatcttggttagcatcgccatcaattgaagaggctattagattgatatttggtttgcatttcttatcttttctctttaattaagttttctttattgtgcttatatttgatatatctttgtgcatcattgtgaaattgtttgtactcattgggttgcaccgggcattACAAGAGTAAATGAATGACAATGATTTTTTCTTATAGTAGCATCATTTGTGAAGCCATTTTATGTTATATGTTTTTGTTCTAGGCACAATCGAGAAAAATTCACTAGAGAAATTTGTAATTGAAGTAAATTGCAAGGATGCTTCTAAACTATATTCATTGGCAATTCATCCTCAGATAAATTTACACACAATGGCTGCATTAAGTGTTGAAATTTGTATGAAATTATTATGGTCAAAGATAATTTTAAATTATGAATTATTATGCAGTTATGTCAATAATTTCTTATATCTTTGTGTTATTTTctattcttattttcttttcgtCCTTGCACTAACTTCTTGTTCTACTTAGTGATTTTCGCAAATTGAGTAGATTACAATTCTTTAATACATAAGTTAGTTTCTTCCGTTATTTCTCatatttcttgcatttttttcacCTTCTTCTTAACTAGACATTACAAATTCACTAATCACCTCTTCAATACTTTTTTTCATAACACAGGGCATCTATTCTCGTGTATGAAACGGGCCTTTAAAAATCAAACCAAACGTCATCTTCCTCAACGGTAAAATCTGATATTGTTATAAGAATGTAGGTAAGTTTTTGGGTATATAAGGTAGCGTTTATAATTGATACAATGGTCTGTATCAGAAACTTTTAGGTAAAAGACGAACATTAAAACAAAGATAATCGTTTATTTAATGgtgatttggatgttgatgAGTAGGTAATAGTTGTAGGAAATAAAGATAAATGAAATAGAAACCGtgaatcatttttttctttacatttttgttgtgaattataactcaagggcattatagaaattttgggaaaaaaaatataacctTTTCTGTCTAGAatgttacttaaatagtgaaaataggGGAGGGAAGTGTATTTTTAGAATTTGAGGGTAGCTTTCTGCAATGGTTAAAAACCTCAGGGAGGTATGttcaattaacccatttaaaaaTCAAACCAATCGTCGTCATCCTCTCAACGGTACTCAACCGCCTGTACTGCAACTCCCGCTTCTCTCCATCTTTAAAACCAGAACAAATTTCAGACACAAGATTTTTCTGcgctttgttttccttcttgttgCGGCGCTTGGTCTCCACCAAGCGTCGCCAACAAATAATCATCatggagaaaaaagaaatggaaaataaGCACTGTTCCATTGTTCCCTACCATGACCCGACCGATGATCCATCCAGTGCAGACCAAATCCTAATGTTTAACAATGAAACTCCTTGTCTGGGATTAGCCGAATTTCCTGAAATTGCAGAGCCCAGTTCTCGCCATCCTATGTCATTCCCTCAATTTCAACCTCAGGGAGTTGGTATCGATAACATATTGGATCCTAATGATCCCCTCTCTGATCCATTCATATGGGAGGTGATTAACAGTGAGTCCACTGGAGGCAATGCAGCAGCAGGGAACTGTGAGGCGGGTTCTTCCGGAATTCATGGAGAAAGGATTATTGGCCAAGGAAATAACTCGAGCGATTTTAGTGGTGCCATGCCTCCCCAAACTAGTTCTGGTTTTGGGAATCCAATACAACTGTCAGTTTGGCCTGTTCCTCCCTCTCCGTATAACTGTTCTTGCTGTCATATACTTAGGGAAATTATTCACATTAATGGTGAGCTTCTGCCAAATCCTGCCACTGTTCCTTCTTTTTTCGTTGGGCCAGTTGTAGTTTTATCGGAGTTTTAATGGAGGATAGTTCGATTTACGTTTATCAcattggtttttttttatagGTACACAAGTATCAAATTTTGAGATTCATGGACGACTGGGAGTTATCTGTCATGGAGTTCTTGATACATATGAAATGGACTGGTCTACTCGAAACCATCAGTATCGGATGTTCGAGTAAGTGATATGAAACTTATCCAgcaatttttcacttttctgcCTTGCTTATAGTGTAGTCCTTTTCATATTCAACTAACTAACTTATTTGCTCTTTATATCTGATCCTTCAGCTTTTGCAAGGAAAGCATAGACAGTGTGAAAAATTTCTTAGTTCAGTATTGCCAAGAACGCAAGCGGGAAGGCTACACTATGATACAAGATCCACTATCAGTTTTCTATGAGGCCTTGTGTGTTGGATTTAATGAGAAACAGAGCCATGATGACCTTTTTCTCCAACCATCTTCAGTGTTCTCAGGTTATTTAACTTCTCCTTTTGCTTGATAGACTTTAAGAAACCTGCCAGGATGATTAAGAGCTACCCCATGAATTGGTCCAATATACCGTCTATAGAGCTGCATGAGACTATGTTGTGTCCACTGATGAACTTTTTCTAATAGGCGGTTCTCAAACGGATATTGGTCAGATGAAACAACAAGACATTGCAAGTCTACAAAAGCCAGAGAACTATGGATCAAGACTTGCTAGGAATGACAGGCAAGAAATTCTTACCCAAGACAAGGGAGAAGAGGGCGGTAGACAACTTTCTAAGAGCTCACTTGCCGCACAGGTTAGTTGCACTCGTCTTGGACATCTGTAGCACATTCCTGACTATAGTGTTATGCGAATTAATTGTAGAATATGGCTTTATCCCTCAATCTTTCTTCTGATTAATTTGTCATTTGTGCTGCTGAGTAGAGCAGAGGGAAAGGACAGGCAAGATGAAATTGAAAGATTTCTCAGATTTTTTCCATCTTCCCATAACTGTTGCAGCTAGAAAATTGAAAGTCTGCCCTACTGTGATCAAGAAGAAATGCAGGCAGGGTGGATTGTCAAGGTGGCCATACAGAAAGGTCTCTGTCCACGATCTTGTGTGTGCCTACTTACATGCACTCATttgcgtgtgtgtgtgtttgtttgTTATGCTGCTCCATTCTTGTGGTTATTTTCACTTTCGTACCTTCCTCTTCATATCTACCTCATTTTGTCTCCCTTCTCTTCTTCTTGTCACACATCAATTACATAATTCACCTGtctgtttgtgtgtgtgtgtcattGTTTCAGATAAAAGGCATCAAGAGAAAAATATCAATGAAACAACAGAGTTTAACCGCTGCTACTGCTGAAGAAAGAGCTCAAGTTTTGGCAGAAATACAGGTGCTTGAACAAAAGCTGGAAAACATTTTTGCAGAACTCAGTACGTGAAAGGTGAAAGTCACCAATGTAATAAAACTCCTACAGTTTTTCGGGAAATTTTGGGCTCGATAATTAGAGATCTAAGAAGAGCCTTCTGTTTTccatttgaaaaagaaaatccaaatgTGCATAATAGAGTTGGATTCGTACGTTAATTCTGTAATGAGTATGTCTCATAAAAAATATGTAACGAGTATGTATCAATGGCACCTCGCTAGCTGGGTAAATGGATGATCAAATTGTAGATAGATGTTCTCGATATGCCTTAAAAGGTACAACAATTTTGTACCTTGCAGTATATATATTTCATAAGGATGTTATATTGCTTTTGCAACAAGTCAGAGAGTCTTCTATCTGAATCCTGAGGAGCATCTGCTATCTGTGGTGTGTATCCATATATCAGTTAATGACTCAGATGATTATTTATCTGAAAGGTGTGAggctgcttcttcttcttcttcttcttttttccaatCACAATGAGATGAAGGCattgatgaataaaaataaaCGGGGAGTGCTTGCAGGATAGTAGGAGCACAAAGTTTCGATTCATGTTCCGAATGTCCTCCTTTGTTGGAGCAATCTCTTAAATCAAGGTCAGTTTGCCGTATAATATTGTTTACTAAGCTTAGTAACAAGAAACCTGAAAGCTCTGTCTT
Coding sequences within it:
- the LOC113707440 gene encoding omega-amidase, chloroplastic-like, translated to MTLSGCFFLPKQSPFYLFSLSYCYSSAAPSLILRPSVPRSVLRLTTPFLHRPPSHHLNPKRTIKSSSTCLKSTPTTLSAAAAASAAMAAFSEQARVPPALQLPTPPITKFKIGLCQLAVTPDKERNILHARTAIEEAAEKGAKLVVLPEIWNGPYSNDSFPVYAEDIGAGFDKSPSTAMLSEAARLLKVTIIGGSIAERDGDKLYNTCCVFDTDGNLIAKHRKIHLFDIDIPGKISFKESKTLTAGESPTVVDTEVGRIGIGICYDIRFQELAILYAARGAHLICYPGAFNTTTGPLHWELLQRARATDNQLYVATCSPARDPGAGYQAWGHSTLVGPFGEVLATTEHEEAIIVAEIDYSQTELRRTNLPLEKQRRGDLYQLVDVHRLNSK